A genomic window from Silene latifolia isolate original U9 population chromosome Y, ASM4854445v1, whole genome shotgun sequence includes:
- the LOC141630879 gene encoding uncharacterized protein LOC141630879 translates to MVTIRTFLAVAAVKKWELHQMDVHNAPRCWFVKLAGALRAYGFLQSYSDYSLFTYSRDKDLGPLKYFLGRKVALSTEGIFLNQRKYALGIVSETGLQFTLHLAQNPVFHKRAKHIDIDYHFVRDAIMDCLIATSHVSTNEQLPDIFTKALGVSQFTYIRCKLDIIDLHAPI, encoded by the exons ATGGTAACCATACGGACCTTTCTTGCCGTTGCTGCTGTGAAGAAATGGgagcttcaccaaatggatgtgcATAAC GCTCCTCGCTGTTGGTTTGTTAAGCTTGCTGGTGCTCTGCGTGCGTATGGGTTTCTTCAGTCTTATTCGGATTACTCCCTCTTTACTTACTCTCGTGACAAG GACTTGGGTCCATTGAAATATTTTCTCGGTCGTAAAGTAGCCCTGAGCACCGAAGGTATTTTTCTTAATCAGCGTAAGTACGCTCTTGGTATTGTGTCTGAAACTGGCCT TCAGTTTACTCTTCACTTAGCACAAAACCCCGTTTTCCATAAGCGTGCAAAACACATTGATATTGATTATCATTTTGTACGAGATGCTATTATGGACTGCCTGATTGCGACCTCTCATGTTTCTACAAACGAGCAGCTCCCTGACATCTTCACTAAGGCTTTGGGTGTCAGTCAGTTTACTTATATCCGTTGCAAGCTGGACATTATAGACCTCCATGCTCCAATTTGA